ataaaagacgTGGGATAAACCTTACCACATGCACGTCAATAATTagaataatcataataataataattattattattattatataaataattgtccATCATTAACATCATTAAAGTTTTGCTCTCACGAAAAGAAATTTGACAATCAGTTTGTAGTCATCAACTAGGTgtctgaaaaaaaattaagtctaattttattttaaaatctgtcaaaattatattttggtgaatttgaaaaaatagaaaatgatgaaaataagaGTGATTGCatcatcaataattttaaattatataattttacatcattaaaattatttatgtcaaaatttattaaattcagTAATAGTgattgaataatttatattttagtatattttatacatatacattacattaattttgatttgtataaaaaatatcagaTAATTTTagactattataattttttttgtaataataactttcatgaattttaaaaacacataatctaattgaaagatattaaatagtctaatttttttttacaccacatttgatttttttttcttctgttttgataaactaaaatttaattttatgtatctCAACTAAAACAAAAAGAGGTTAGATTAACTTCTTAAAATGCTATGTGTATAATtcgattataaaatttaattaattattttcttataaatatttgtgaagAAACTGATAAATCTTAATTATCCTTCCTTTTCTATTTGATATACATCCAATAATTGAATTAAACGACTTTTATACAGACAAGTACTGGTgaaattgtttgtttgaaaagaaattaaagaagatTAGACTAAGGATTAGATGAGTTACTTGTAAAGCATATTAGGTAAAAACAAGAAtggtaaaatagtttataccaatcatttagttttataaacattgatattaattttattttgataattaataatgtgtttGTGTTAATTACTTGAGAAACAAATAGAAGGGTAATGTGTTTAAATCTGGTTTATCATGATGactataatcaaatttattaaccTGACATCAACAATATATAACAAGAACTTAGCATTATCCTTAAATATTATTGACTTTTCATGGCATACCATAAAAATTCACAATTCACTTCAATCAAGTATATCTCTAAGTTGTATAATCACATTTCCACTTATAATTAAGTATATTAacgaattattaaaatattaaatatatctcaaaaatattctttaaaatattaactcaaATGAAAAGTGATCTTAGTAGTAAAATTACATCATAAAATAGTAgtgtaaacaattttttttctacaaaataaacttaaataatttactatatgttaaaataacaataatctattttaatttcataaatttaaacgaaaaatatataaattttcaaaatcaaataataaataattcaatcttcaccaattattttaatttagttctaaaaacacatcaaaataaacacaaaaatcacCAACCACTAATAACAAGCATACGTACAtttaaatcttataatattCCTATTCATATATATTCATCTTAATGAACACTTACCATTAACAATTATCAACCTATATTCATTAAACTCTATAATATTTATCTCcaaatttttcaacaaatattcattgctttattttttcttcagtCCTAAAGTTTTCACTAAATATCTGCTTTGGTTGGTCTAAATTAGAACTATCTGTAGCTGCATCTTCAATCTATAATTAGCAACCTGTTTTTATGCAATTGTTTTCTTCCCAACATTATACAAATTGAGATATTTTGGTCACACATAGTCTTTTTGACTGATTATGAAAATTGTTTCAAATCATTCACTGAGTTTCTATGTTATAAACTTAACggccaaaataatttcaagtcTAAAATATCAAGGTATTATTCtttaattgataataattaaatactttCTTTTTACCTTATAAGATTATGCATTcgagtgttttttttaattatacttttatttccgtaaattataacatatttaaagaATCTAAACTATATTTGATATGTTTCTATAAACTCTTCCTTAAAAAAATGTTCCTATTAAACTTGTCATGTCAACGCATGAATATATATCATGTCACATGAGATCAATCAATTTACTTTATATActttgaaggagaaaaaggGTACACTATGAACCTACCATGACCTAGATGCTataatctttctcatcttcaagTTTTTAAAGCTGAAGAtaacaagtaaaaaaattaaatcataaaaatttgtattccgttcatcttcttttaaaaaaaaaaaatcataaaatttggTTTAGTTAAATCTTACAAACGATGAAATAGACTATTTTAGGTTAATATACAAAAAActagaaaatgattttgaattttcaaatgtaaaagaaaattaaaaatttaagcacgtaaataaaatcaattttaatatttaaatctaataatctaacccatgtaataaaataatatcattttataattttaaatttaaaatcattatattttaagatgtgTCCATAGGATGTTCCCAACACAAGtccatttaaatataataaaatagtagaaacactaacatatatattataatcaagAGCTCAATTATTGTTTCAAAACAGTCAATAATTTTAAGTTCAAATgcattaaatattcaaaaataaaaaattattagatcCATTAAATCCATAAAAAACATTACAGCAAATgatgaataaaatattcaattgaaataattaatgttaatatctGAACTGatgatcataaaaaaattggCATATAAAGTTGTTGTAGAAATAAGGTATGAGATAAGTTGAGACTCTTTGTTTCTTTACATGTTATAAACTTTTTGAGAAACAGTACCATATTATTAGTTTGTGGGATGAAACAAATTGCACAGGTATATCCAAGTTAtacttgttaaatttttaatgatagAAAGTAGAAGTTTACATGGTTGGAATGAATTTATCATGCAAAGCAATCATAATGTATGTCTGACTCTCTCCACGCGGTGTGTCACAGATTTGCAATACACCTGCATCTATATTTAATGAAAAGGTTGTTTTGGAAGAAAACTAATGTTGGAATTTTACGTTTCTAAGCTTAGTGCACTTATTATTGAgataattttgatgaaaaaattatataccaCAATTCAGttgtttgttaaaaaattaaatatgatttactATGTATCACTATCATTATAACATGAAATTTGGATATCTAAAATTATCCGAATGTTTAGTTTATAGGAAAAGGAAATACTGGTagctaaattaaattttgttttgtaggaaaaGGAAATAGTACTAGAATGGAAAAATTGaaagtataaaaaatgatataaaaataaggaTTGCTTTACTTTGAATGCAAGATAATAATGAAAAGTGGAGtaagtaaatataattaattatgttgttgttttgatgaatataataaaataaaataaaaattgttggttTTGTGATTTTAGTTGGTGAAGATTGAGCATAGTGGACATTGACAAGACATGGTTGACGGTGCAGTACTTCCTGAAGCGGAGGTTGGCTATCACCTATCTTTCATGCTGTACCTTCCTCATACAATACAATAGAATACCACTctgtttcttttctcttctcttttctcctatccctacccctattcctactTCCTCTCTCActgctaaaatcatcaatccatTCTCTCTGTCTCacccttttctcttttctcccatcttttaatattttatgtgtatatcaTGCAAAACTTAAACAAATGGTCGTACCATGTTCATACTGGTGTCTGGTAGTTGGGCcagattttattttgtttttcaaaaggctttcatttcctttcatttttctgttatcTAAATCTGAATTTAATTCCCTCCAAAACGTGCAAGCCATGCTCCTTTTCCACTTCCACACGTCCTTCTGTCAATGTCCCACGTGTCAGTCCTAGATGAAGCCGGCGGCATCTTATCCCCTGTATCCTCGTTGCAGACAATCATTACCCTCTCTCCATCCAGAAGGAAAAGGTGTTTGAGAAGAGTCAATCATGATCGCAGATCACACCTCTCAAccatatttaaaaactttagcCAAGGCATCCAATTTCAAGACCAGCGGTTTTTCcgtctctctctatctctctacATATCCTGCTGCCACCTCATCTCACCGGGAAAAACCCTTCTCTCTTTCATTACTCATCTCCCACCTTAACTTCTCCAATATTCATCACtcttcatttatttaatattctaatCCTCACTTTCACCTTGCCTCTTCATTTCACacttcatatatttcttttattcatttatatttattattattattttttttaattactattattatttcacTATTTTACTTCTAATCTCCTCATAACCGTTTTTATCTTCATCTTGCCTCAAGCAAATTACTTCACCCCCTCCTACTACTGATTGCCTAATTTCGCTTAGCATGAACCTCCACCCAATCCGTACCGCTGTCGTCCACCGCTGCCGCCATCTAACAACGCTTTTGCCGCACTGATATCGATATTAATCTTCTACATGCATCCTTTCTGCTGCGTGTCCGCCATTTCCGACCAGGCATCGCCAGTGAAACCCTCGTTCGCCGACTTCCCTATGCCGCCTCTccccgccgccgccgccgccgtgAGATCCGATTCGGCTCCGCGGCACAGCCACAAGCACAGCCACAGCGGCAGTCAGCGGGAGCAGCCCGTGGACGTGAAGATCAACGACCTCGTTGGCAACGGAATCTCCGGAATACTGTACAAATGGGTGAATTACGGCAAAGGATGGCGACCTCGATGGTTTGTACTCCAAGACGGTGTTCTCTCCTACTATAAGATTCACGGACCTGATAAGATCGTCGTGAATCCCGAAACCGAGAAAGGCTCCATGGTTATCGGCGAAGAATCCATGCGCAGGATCACTCGCAACCGCAATTCCTATCCCTGCCAGCACGTGCGAAAGCCGTTTGGGGAAATCCATCTCAAGGCAGGACCTAGCTCTACTCCTCCCTTacttaatttcaattattaggGATTTCGATGAGATTTATTTGCCTTGAGTTTGCAGGTTTCGACCATTCGCGAGAGCAAATCGGATGACAAGCGCTTCTCGGTCTTCACCGGAACGAAGAGGCTCCACCTGAGGGCGGATACGCATGAAGATCGCGTGTCGTGGACGGAGGCGTTGCAGGCGGTGAAGGACATGTTCCCGCGGATGTCGAACAGCGAGTTGATGGCTCCGTTGGACAATGTAACTGTTTCGACTGAGAAACTGAGACTTCGGCTAATGGAAGAGGGAGTGAGCGAGGGGACTATTCAGGACAGTGAGCAAATTATGAGGACTGAGTTTGCGGCGATGCAAAGCCAGCTTGTGCTGCTTAAGCAGAAGCACTCAATTCTCATTGACACTCTGCGCCAATTGGAGGTACGTCTAGTCAAAACTCCAATACTTCGTAAGTCCAAAGTTGAATACCATAAATTGGTGTTGGGTACAAAGTAAATATTGTGTACTCTATCACTTCGGAATGTGAATCTATTCTCAGTAACATAGATAGTTGAGGTTGTGTAATTTGTTATCGTATTATCTCCAAAGTATAATTTGATCGGTCGGTAGTGTATATGAAAGTTTCAAAGATCTTTTCGCTGTTCTGTGACTTTTACTGACCTTGTTATGCATACCAGAATCCTGGCATAAATTATACATTCAACTTACTAACTTACTACAAATACGTTCAATATGGGCGGCAGTGAGTTACCCTCTCGAGATATATGCATGCATCTCGTGttcatttctctttctctgAAATACAAGTTAAAATTGCGGCTGTTACAAATTTTAAAGTGTTCTGAACTGactagatatatatatatatatatatatatatatatatgaatggattaaggtttttttttgcCCTCATCTGGGTCCTGCAAGTAGCCTTCATGAATGTAAACGTagtttcttttaagaaaatgtgaAGACCCGGAATTATATGGTGTCATGGGTGAAGAACTGGATAGGTTCTTCACAGGATGAATGCTTTAATTAAGTCTATCAAATAATGCATTATAAGGGGGTTGCAGTCATCAATTTAAGTCTATGAAGTTATTCACTGTTGCTGTGCTGTTTAACAAAATTGTTTCATTTGCAATTTGAATTTGCACATGGgtggtttatttttataaatcttttattttcacgTGTATTACTAAACTTTAATTATGTTGTATTATTGTAGACAGAAAAGGTTGATCTGGAGAATACAGTAGTTGATGAGAGCCAAAGACAGTGGAATGATGAAGAGGCTTCCTCAAGATTAGCGCAAGAAAAATTTAGTGGTAAGACTTCTCCATTTGCAGCACGTTTGTGTAGATGTCTCATTGTTCTAGTGATGCATTTTCTTCAAACATGAATTATTTATGTCTACTATCTCTATCTATCTATGATACAAGATGCCCCCTCCTTTccattgtttttttctaaattctccCCATCGCTAGCTCTTTCTAAAGTTTTATCAAATAGTTGTTTATAAATTAACGAATTGTAGTGCATATTTCTCATACCTGCTAACCAATTGTTATGCCCTAACTAAGCcctttatacttttatttgttttcctatttttaatttagaaggAACCGGAAGTGAATCTGAAGATGACAATGATCGAAATGATGCTGCTGAGGAAGAAACTGACGATGATGACAATGCCTTTTTTGATACTCGTGATATTCTGTCGTCCAGTTCTTTTAAAAGTAATGGGTCTGATTATAGAATGTCATCCTTCTCTTCAGATGATGAAGGGTTCTATGCATTTGAATCAGAGGATGACATAGATCCTTCGATTAGATATGTTGGAACCAATTACCCTCATGTTAAGCGGCGTAAGAAATTGCCAGACCctgtagaaaaagagaaaggagtCAGTCTGTGGTCAATGATTAAGGATAATATAGGGAAGGATCTAACAAAAGTTTGCCTTCCTGTTTATTTTAACGAGCCTCTTTCCTCCCTACAAAAGTGTTTTGAGGAAATGGAGTACTCGTATCTCTTGGACCAAGCATATGAATGGGGAAGAAGGGTAAGTCCGAATCTGATTGACAGATCTCTATTTCTCTGTACTATTAAGGCAAATCTGAGTgcttaaatataattgtttcatTTGATATGAGAAAATTTTTAGTGTTATGTTGAGTTCGATTTTCTTGCTTTTGGCTAGTTCAATGCAATACTGGGCGCATTTTGACCACTTCTAACTAATTGGAAATGCCATGCAGGGTAATAGCCTCATGAGGATTCTCTATGTTGCGGCTTTTGCTGTATCTGGCTATGCTGCAACAGAAGGAAGAGTTTGCAAACCATTTAATCCATTACTTGGGGAAACGTATGAGGCTCACTATCCGGATAAAGGCCTTCGGTTTTTCTCGGAGAAGGTATGATCTAATCTTCGGCCGTAAAATGATTAACAAATTATCCATTTTCAACTTAAGCAAAGTTATCTAATAAGAACTTGGGTATTTTGGGGTGGCTAATAAGTCGGGTAGTACGGGATGCTCCGTGTAGTATTTGAGTTCTTGATTCTTCTCCCTTAATAGTTAGCTTTTGAGGATTTCTTGAGTAATTATAATTGGCATAAGAGGTAGACCGTGTCTTAGAAAGGGCTACCTATAAAGGGTTCACATGGGTTTTGACCAAAGGAAGTTGAGTGAAGTGTGTACCCTGAAATTTCCAATGACATAAGCTTTTAGGGGCGGCGCTATGATAGGAACTTGGGTATATGGGGGTGTCTAacaagtcccacatcgacttgGATATTTAAGTTAGCTTTTGAGGGCGAGTTTCCAAGTACTTGGGTAGTTATTTGCATAAAACCACGATAATTTATATTCTCCCTGTAGCATTCCTTTATATTGCAACCCAATTAACATATTTGTTAAGCGGGTCCAGCAAAGTATCAAACATGATAATTACTGTGTgaaatttttttccctttttgtgGTCTTAATCATAGTTATTTGAATGGtttatttgatgaaattgtatgtaccaaccACTCATTTGAATTTCTTTCAGACAATGGCTTTGAATTAAGAAAGGAACAGCTTTCCCCATACGGAGgaccataattttaaaaactgcATCATTTATTTCATGAATAAGAGATGTAACGTGGGTGCATTAGTTCCATGGGATCCTATAAACACAATGCAATTTGGATTTTGGTGTCCGACAAAAGGGATACACTtgggatttttttaatttatgtcacctattataaattattatatttctgCTTCCCCTCAGGTCAGTCATCACCCTATGATTGTAGCATGTCACTGTGAGGGTACGGGTTGGAAATTTTGGGGAGATAGCAACCTAAAGAGCAAATTTTGGGGGCGCTCTATTCAGCTTGACCCTGTTGGTATTTTGACTTTGGAATTTGATGATGGGGAAGTTTTCCAGTGGAGTAAGGTATATATTATCTGGTTCAACTGCTATCCTGTTCTGGTTCTAGTTCTGAACGGACTTGTTCTTTCAGGTTACTACATCAATATACAATCTCATATTGGGAAAACTATACTGTGATCACTATGGTACAATGCGTATACAGGGAAACCAAGAGTACTCGTGCAAACTGAAATTCAAGGAACAATCTATAATTGATCGAAATCCTCACCAGGTGCTCTATATCTGTTGCATGGATTCTATTTTTTCACATTTAACATATCCATTAGCTTTGGtattaaattttcattcctCTTTGGTTTTGTAGAAAACCTAGTTGTCTTAGTATATATACTCAGTACAGTCATTTTTCTTTAAGGAAAATAGTGAGGCTTTGGTTATTAACTGGACTTTTCATCTATCCTCTCACTATagatatatgaaattttttgcaTAGGGTTGTCTCATTGTGATTTATCTGTTTCTCTAGGTTCATGGTATCATTCAAGATAGGAATGGAAAAACTGTATCAACTTTGTTTGGAAAATGGGATGAAAGCATGTATTACGTTAATGGAGACTACACCGGGAAAGGGAAAGGTCATGAATCTTTGTCAGATGCCCGTTTGCTCTGGAAGCGAAGCAAGGCTCCCAAGATTCCCACTAGATACAACTTCACTCGCTTTGCCATCACACTAAACGAACTGACCCCTGGTTTGAAGGTCTGTTTTGTTCACCATACTCTCTTTTTATGTTACCACTCTTTGTACTAATCCAGGAAAAACACTGTATTATTCGTTGCTAGTAGTGCTTGGTTGTGTATGCTTTAACTGGAGCTCACTTGGATTTTGCAATAACAAGGGGAAACTAACTTTTTTCTCTACAAACACGAAGTATGACCAAAAGAAGGAACAAAATAGTCCCATATCTCACTGTGCACATTGTTGTGTatctgtgtttgtttgtgtttttttttttttttcatttgttagaCATTGATTGTTAGTTTACCTTTTGGTTTTATATAGGAGAAGTTGCCCCCTACAGATTCAAGGTTAAGGCCAGACCAAAGGTATTTGGAAAATGGGGAGTATGACATGGCAAATTCAGAAAAGTTACGGCTAGAGCAGCGGCAGCGCCAGGTGCCAACTTCATTTTACCTACTGTAACATTTGGTTTTATGGTTTCACATGCAGTCTCGTAATTAGAGAGATCccgttagttttctttttatgattcTAACACCCTTTGTGAAAGAGTTCAAGTAGGTTGTGTTCAACTTGTTTTTAGTTGTCCTGAGTgcagaaattttatttatttattta
This DNA window, taken from Vigna radiata var. radiata cultivar VC1973A chromosome 5, Vradiata_ver6, whole genome shotgun sequence, encodes the following:
- the LOC106762360 gene encoding oxysterol-binding protein-related protein 1C isoform X1, with translation MHPFCCVSAISDQASPVKPSFADFPMPPLPAAAAAVRSDSAPRHSHKHSHSGSQREQPVDVKINDLVGNGISGILYKWVNYGKGWRPRWFVLQDGVLSYYKIHGPDKIVVNPETEKGSMVIGEESMRRITRNRNSYPCQHVRKPFGEIHLKVSTIRESKSDDKRFSVFTGTKRLHLRADTHEDRVSWTEALQAVKDMFPRMSNSELMAPLDNVTVSTEKLRLRLMEEGVSEGTIQDSEQIMRTEFAAMQSQLVLLKQKHSILIDTLRQLETEKVDLENTVVDESQRQWNDEEASSRLAQEKFSEGTGSESEDDNDRNDAAEEETDDDDNAFFDTRDILSSSSFKSNGSDYRMSSFSSDDEGFYAFESEDDIDPSIRYVGTNYPHVKRRKKLPDPVEKEKGVSLWSMIKDNIGKDLTKVCLPVYFNEPLSSLQKCFEEMEYSYLLDQAYEWGRRGNSLMRILYVAAFAVSGYAATEGRVCKPFNPLLGETYEAHYPDKGLRFFSEKVSHHPMIVACHCEGTGWKFWGDSNLKSKFWGRSIQLDPVGILTLEFDDGEVFQWSKVTTSIYNLILGKLYCDHYGTMRIQGNQEYSCKLKFKEQSIIDRNPHQVHGIIQDRNGKTVSTLFGKWDESMYYVNGDYTGKGKGHESLSDARLLWKRSKAPKIPTRYNFTRFAITLNELTPGLKEKLPPTDSRLRPDQRYLENGEYDMANSEKLRLEQRQRQARKMQESGWKPRWFAKDKASGTYRYVGGYWEARQRGNWDSCPDIFGQIPSSDHISDEVRCHVHP
- the LOC106762360 gene encoding oxysterol-binding protein-related protein 1C isoform X2 — protein: MHPFCCVSAISDQASPVKPSFADFPMPPLPAAAAAVRSDSAPRHSHKHSHSGSQREQPVDVKINDLVGNGISGILYKWVNYGKGWRPRWFVLQDGVLSYYKIHGPDKIVVNPETEKGSMVIGEESMRRITRNRNSYPCQHVRKPFGEIHLKVSTIRESKSDDKRFSVFTGTKRLHLRADTHEDRVSWTEALQAVKDMFPRMSNSELMAPLDNVTVSTEKLRLRLMEEGVSEGTIQDSEQIMRTEFAAMQSQLVLLKQKHSILIDTLRQLETEKVDLENTVVDESQRQWNDEEASSRLAQEKFSGTGSESEDDNDRNDAAEEETDDDDNAFFDTRDILSSSSFKSNGSDYRMSSFSSDDEGFYAFESEDDIDPSIRYVGTNYPHVKRRKKLPDPVEKEKGVSLWSMIKDNIGKDLTKVCLPVYFNEPLSSLQKCFEEMEYSYLLDQAYEWGRRGNSLMRILYVAAFAVSGYAATEGRVCKPFNPLLGETYEAHYPDKGLRFFSEKVSHHPMIVACHCEGTGWKFWGDSNLKSKFWGRSIQLDPVGILTLEFDDGEVFQWSKVTTSIYNLILGKLYCDHYGTMRIQGNQEYSCKLKFKEQSIIDRNPHQVHGIIQDRNGKTVSTLFGKWDESMYYVNGDYTGKGKGHESLSDARLLWKRSKAPKIPTRYNFTRFAITLNELTPGLKEKLPPTDSRLRPDQRYLENGEYDMANSEKLRLEQRQRQARKMQESGWKPRWFAKDKASGTYRYVGGYWEARQRGNWDSCPDIFGQIPSSDHISDEVRCHVHP